A window from Entomoplasma freundtii encodes these proteins:
- a CDS encoding vitamin B12-dependent ribonucleotide reductase, producing MYSQAQITHLNADIKNHFDNIFQIEPGFKLHFEGVSRMVMLDRYAQKDETLKTLEVGDLILTIIKNDPHFPTRGIGQVIKMEPNGDCLVKIEDQYVGMISPEFLADRLVPNLIKTSKDQLVKPLELYFEQIARRVGNHLGQNETHDITKSFVHELETLNFVPAGRVLYGAGSNKQVTYFNCYVMPYIKDSREGLAAHRAKVAEIMSRGGGVGTNGSTLRPKGAPALNVGGSSSGAVSWLNDLSGLTHLIEQGGSRRGAQMIMMADWHPDIVEFIISKMQNIKSLLFIKDHFKSPLIQNEVQRKINFKNFDPTQRQIYETVLSHSEAFEPHFIKEVEAKLLSGGEYEVNNPEFLTGANISVAISDKFMEAIENDADWDLKFPDNRHFTPEQKEFYEKNWADMGNVFEWESLGYPVKTYRTIRARELWQLINFCATYSAEPGIFFLDRANKMTNAQGYDQRVVATNPCGEQPLAPYSVCNLGAINLANFVNKETQTIEFEKLKKTVATAVRFQDNIIDLTPYFLEENQNQALGERRVGLGVMGLHDLLIWSGHRYGSEKANDLVDQVFETIALAAYETSIALAKEKGSFPFLTDREKFVKSGYLQTLPQNIRDGIIENGLRNSHLLTVAPTGSTGTMVGGSTGLEPYFAFSYYRSGRLGKFMEVKVPLVEDWLSYHPDYQNRQLPDIFVSAMQLTPEEHATVQCIIQRWVDSSISKTVNAPKGFTVKQVQEVYNNLYKMGAKGGTIYVDGSRDTQVLSLEKEENLFGEEFIAQGTGLTKPETFQDDKTTHFGYGSGDACALCQLGTLIESAGCVTCNNCNVQVKCGL from the coding sequence GATATCAAGAATCATTTTGACAATATTTTTCAAATTGAGCCCGGATTCAAGTTACATTTTGAGGGGGTTTCACGCATGGTTATGTTAGACCGCTATGCCCAAAAAGATGAAACTTTGAAAACCTTAGAAGTGGGAGACTTGATTTTAACAATTATTAAAAACGATCCCCATTTTCCTACTCGTGGAATTGGCCAAGTTATTAAAATGGAACCGAACGGAGACTGTCTTGTCAAAATTGAAGACCAATATGTTGGCATGATTAGTCCTGAGTTTCTAGCCGACCGTTTAGTGCCAAACCTTATTAAAACTTCGAAAGACCAACTCGTAAAACCTTTGGAACTTTATTTTGAGCAAATCGCCCGTCGAGTTGGAAACCATCTTGGCCAAAACGAAACTCATGACATTACCAAAAGTTTTGTTCATGAATTAGAAACTTTGAATTTTGTGCCTGCTGGACGTGTCCTTTATGGAGCAGGTTCAAATAAACAAGTAACCTATTTCAACTGCTATGTAATGCCTTATATCAAAGATAGTCGCGAAGGATTGGCTGCTCACCGTGCAAAAGTAGCGGAAATTATGAGTCGTGGTGGTGGAGTAGGTACTAATGGTTCAACTTTACGACCAAAAGGCGCTCCAGCTTTAAATGTTGGCGGAAGCAGTTCGGGGGCTGTTTCATGATTGAACGACCTTTCTGGTTTAACACATTTAATTGAACAAGGTGGGTCGCGAAGAGGCGCCCAAATGATTATGATGGCCGATTGACATCCAGACATCGTTGAATTTATTATTTCTAAAATGCAAAACATTAAAAGTTTGCTATTTATCAAGGATCACTTTAAGTCACCGTTAATCCAAAACGAAGTGCAACGCAAGATTAATTTCAAAAATTTTGATCCAACCCAACGACAAATTTATGAAACGGTTCTTTCGCATTCCGAAGCTTTTGAACCTCATTTCATTAAAGAAGTAGAAGCTAAGTTATTAAGCGGCGGTGAATATGAAGTTAATAATCCGGAATTTTTAACGGGAGCTAATATTTCAGTTGCTATTTCCGATAAATTTATGGAAGCAATAGAAAATGATGCCGATTGAGATTTAAAATTCCCTGACAACCGTCATTTCACTCCAGAACAAAAAGAATTTTATGAAAAAAACTGAGCCGATATGGGAAATGTTTTTGAATGGGAATCTTTAGGCTATCCTGTCAAAACTTACCGTACAATTCGGGCTCGTGAACTTTGACAATTAATTAATTTCTGCGCTACTTATTCAGCAGAACCGGGTATTTTCTTTTTAGACCGTGCGAACAAAATGACTAATGCTCAAGGTTATGACCAAAGAGTTGTTGCCACTAATCCCTGTGGAGAGCAACCATTGGCCCCTTATTCAGTTTGCAACCTTGGAGCCATTAATTTAGCAAATTTTGTCAACAAAGAAACTCAAACTATTGAATTTGAAAAATTGAAAAAAACGGTAGCGACTGCCGTTCGTTTCCAAGATAACATTATTGACTTGACTCCCTATTTCCTTGAAGAAAACCAAAATCAAGCTCTTGGTGAACGTCGGGTTGGTTTAGGAGTGATGGGTCTTCATGATTTATTAATTTGAAGTGGTCATCGTTATGGTAGCGAAAAAGCAAATGACTTAGTTGATCAAGTGTTTGAAACCATTGCCTTAGCCGCTTATGAAACATCAATCGCCCTTGCGAAGGAAAAAGGGTCTTTCCCTTTCTTAACAGATAGAGAAAAATTTGTTAAATCTGGTTATTTACAAACATTGCCACAAAATATTCGCGATGGCATTATCGAAAATGGTTTGCGTAATTCTCACTTATTAACAGTTGCTCCTACTGGATCAACTGGAACAATGGTGGGAGGCTCAACTGGTTTAGAACCTTATTTTGCTTTTTCTTATTACCGTAGTGGTCGTTTAGGTAAATTTATGGAAGTTAAGGTACCTTTGGTAGAGGATTGGTTAAGTTACCATCCTGATTATCAAAACCGTCAACTCCCAGATATTTTTGTTAGTGCAATGCAACTAACCCCTGAAGAACATGCCACGGTGCAATGTATAATTCAACGTTGGGTTGATTCATCAATTTCAAAAACAGTTAATGCTCCGAAAGGTTTCACTGTGAAGCAGGTACAAGAAGTTTATAATAACCTTTACAAAATGGGAGCCAAAGGTGGCACTATTTATGTCGATGGTAGTCGTGACACCCAAGTCCTTTCTTTAGAAAAAGAAGAAAACTTGTTTGGTGAAGAATTTATTGCTCAAGGTACTGGTTTGACAAAGCCAGAAACTTTTCAAGATGACAAAACAACACACTTTGGATATGGAAGCGGAGACGCTTGTGCTCTTTGCCAATTAGGTACTTTAATTGAATCGGCAGGTTGTGTAACTTGCAATAATTGTAATGTTCAAGTGAAGTGTGGGTTATAA